The Longimicrobium sp. genome segment CGGCACCGGGACCATCACGGTGGTGGGCGACGGCACCGACAACTTCACCGCCACCGGCCAGCCGTTCTACAAGTACAGCACGGTGCTGACGCAGGGCCAGATCTCCGCCCCCAAGACGTGGCAGTTCAACATGCCGCCCTCGGTGGGCAGCTTCAGCTTCCTGCTGTACGTGGCGGCCGCCGTCCCCTACGAGAACGGCTACGTCGAGATCCAGGGCAACTTCAACGTCCGCGCGGGGCTGGAGCGCCAGCTCACCCCGATCCTGCGCACGGTGGTGGGCACCGTCGACGACGACCCGGTGACCTACACCTGGCTCTCCACCGACTCCACCCGCGCCAAGGTGAACGGCACCGGCCTGGTGCACGGGCTGCGCTTCGGCACCACCGACATCGCCGTCTTCTCCAGCGACGGGCGCCGGGGGAAGAAGCCGATGAACGTCTCGCGCGTCCGGCGCTACTGGACGGGCGCGGCGGGGGTCGCCAACTGGGAGAACGGGGCCAACTGGCTCCCCGACAGCGTGAAGCCCGAGCCGCAGGACACCGCGGTGGTGACCGACACGCTTCCCGTGGCGGGCACGCCCTACCCGGCGCTCTTCCAGAACGAGTCGATCGGCGGGATCGAGGTCGAGGACCTCACGCCGGGCGGCACGATCCCCTCGATCAGCCTGGGCTCGTTCAACCTGACGGCCAGCGGCAGCGTGTGCACCAACTCCGGGCCGTGCGCGGGCCCCGTCGTCTTCGGCAGCGCGAGCATCACCAGCTCATCCGGGT includes the following:
- a CDS encoding Ig-like domain-containing protein, with amino-acid sequence MQLLRRYPVRTSAAVAGLAGLAILAAACTDRSDPVGPTPPGGPGGPVAPPKDPSLIQVVQCRADVRAKTVSCDPAAPQGDKAPRYLIVGGQGVFVKLTSSNVNYDSPTQAFTFDVTVQNLIPQPLGTADTTAALAPDANGVRVFFHQGPTVTSGTGTITVVGDGTDNFTATGQPFYKYSTVLTQGQISAPKTWQFNMPPSVGSFSFLLYVAAAVPYENGYVEIQGNFNVRAGLERQLTPILRTVVGTVDDDPVTYTWLSTDSTRAKVNGTGLVHGLRFGTTDIAVFSSDGRRGKKPMNVSRVRRYWTGAAGVANWENGANWLPDSVKPEPQDTAVVTDTLPVAGTPYPALFQNESIGGIEVEDLTPGGTIPSISLGSFNLTASGSVCTNSGPCAGPVVFGSASITSSSGSLVLVGVAQTMRGVFPRTNVLAAPGGTYSMNGNVTVDKRIQVQGGRITNTGFRLQQTP